The nucleotide window CGGGGAAGCAAAGGAGCACATCATGTCCGAGGGCACCACCAGCCGCATCATCAGGCCCGGCTTCTCGGGTCCCGTGGCGAGGCTCGAGGGCGTGTCCTTCCGCTACGACCCATCCGAAGGGGACGCACTCCACGACATCGACCTCATCGTAGGGCGTGGCGACTTCCTTGGCGTTATCGGCCCGTCCGGCGCGGGGAAGACGACACTCGCGGCCGTGTTGAGCTCGGCCATACCACATCACTACAGCGGGACCTTCTCGGGTCGCGCTGTCCTATGCGGTCAGGACAGCCGTGAGGTCGCGCTCACGGATGTCTGTCGTCATGTGGGCAGCGTCCTGCAGGATATAGACGCACAGATGGTCGCCTCCAACGTCGAGGACGAGATGCTCTATGGTCTCGAGAACTTTGGCGTCCCCCATGACGAGATCCCCTCCCGCATCGAGGCCGCCCTCGAGGCAACCGGCATTGCCCCCCTGCGCACCCGTGACATCGACACGCTTTCAGGCGGGCAGCAGCAGAAGGTCGCCATTGCCGCCATTCTTGCGCTCAGGCCCGAGGTCATGGTCCTCGACGAGCCGACGGCGGCTCTTGATCCGGCGTCATCCAGGGCGGTCTTCGACACGCTGCGCAGGCTCAACGAGGAGGAGGGGATCACGGTCGTCGTGATCGAGCAGAAGGTTGCCCTCCTGTCGGAGTACTGTAGGCGCGTGGCCGTGATGTCCGAGGGCTCCATCGCCCACATCGGCACCCCCCGCGAGGTCTTTGCCCAGTCCCGTTCGTTGCGTGCCCTCGGGGTGGACAGCCCGCGCGTCACACGCGTGTCCAACAAGCTTCTCGAGCGCGGCCTCGTGAGGGATGGCCATGTCTGCCTGACCGTCGAAGAGGCAAGGGACCTCATCTCCTCCGTCGTTGGATGTGGGAAAGTCGTTGCAACTACGGCGGGCGCCTCCCGGAGGGGCACGGGCGCCGAGGGCGCGTGCGACGCCACGACCACCGCCGACGCTCCCATCTTGAGCTTCGAGGACGTGAGCTTCTCGTATGGTCCCGGGGCTGCCTCCGTCGACCACATAAGCTTCGAGGTCCACCCTGGCGAGCTTTTGGGCATCGTCGGGCAGAACGGCGCCGGCAAGACCACCCTCACCAAGCTCATGAGCGGACTTCTGAAGCCGTCGTCAGGAACGGTTCGCGTGGCCGGGCTTGACACGTCGACGGCACGCACGAGCCAGGTCGCGCGCTACGTCTCCACCCTCTTCCAGAATCCCGACCATCAGATCTGCAAGAACACGGTAGTCGAGGAAGTTGCCTTCAGCCTGCAGTTGCTTGGTGTGGGCAGCGAGGCCGCTCTCGAGCGTGCGCGTGACACGGTGGAGCACTTCGGGCTGCCGTCGAATGCCGATCCCTTCTCGCTCTCCCGTGGGCAGAGGCAGATCGTCGCCTTGGCCTCGGTCGTCGTGACCAATCCCCGGCTGCTCATCCTCGACGAGCCCACCTGCGGCCTTGACTACCGGGAATGCATGGTCGTCATGGACGCCGTGAACGCCGCCCGCGAGCGCGGCTGCGCCGTCGTCATGGTGTGCCATGACATGGAGGTCGTCTCCGACTTCGCGACGCGTCTCATGGTCATGGCCCAGGGGCGGCAGCTCGCGGACGGGGACCCACGTGCCATCTTTGCCGACGACAACCTGCTCGGGCGCGCATCCATTGACGCCCCACAGGTTTCGCAACTCTCGTCTGCCCTAGGCAGGGACGTGTCACCTGCCTTTGCGGGCATCACCGAGGTACGCGACCTCGTATCGGCCGTGGAGGAGATGGCGGGGCAGGGCGACAGGGGAGCGCGACCCCTACCCTAGGCCCCACCTCCCTTCCCGCCGCACTCGACGATGTGGGCCCGGATGCCGTACCATGTCATGACATCCAAGGAGGAATCGTGCCTACGAACACTTTCACTGACCTATGCAGGATCAACGTCAAGGGTGGCGACGGAGGTGCGGGGTGCATGTCGTTTCGCCGCGAGGCCTTCGTCCCCAAGGGCGGACCGGACGGCGGTGACGGCGGCAACGGCGGAAGCGTCATCCTCGAGGCGGACCCCCAGCTCTCCTCGCTCATCGACTACCGCTTCAAGCACCATTTCAGGGCGGAGCGTGCCACTCATGGCCGTGGTGCGCGTCGTCATGGCAGCGACGGGAAGGACCTGGTGCTGCGTGTGCCGCTCGGAACCGTCGTGCGCGAGCTCGATCCCGAGACGATGGAGCCGGCCTTCGATATAGCCGACCTCACGCATGCGGGCCAGCGCGTCGTCGTCGCGCCGGGAGGGATGGGTGGCCGGGGCAACATCCACTTCGTCACCTCAGTTCGTCGCGCCCCCGCCTTCGCAGAGAAGGGGGAGCCCGCCCGCGAGCACTGGATCGAGCTCGAGATGAAGCTCATGGCGGACGCCGCCCTCGTCGGCATGCCGTCCGTGGGCAAGAGTTCGCTCATTGCGCGCCTCTCCGCCGCGCGCCCCAAGATCGCCGACTACCCCTTCACGACATTGGCGCCCAACCTCGGCATGGTCCGCTCGAGGACGGGCGCATCGTTTGTCGTTGCGGACGTCCCGGGCCTCATCGAGGGTGCCAGCGAGGGCAGGGGCCTTGGCCACGAGTTCCTGCGCCACATCGAGCGCACCGCCCTCATCCTGCACGTGGTCGACATGACGGGCGGGTATGAGCAGCGTGACGCCATAGAGGACTATGAGGCAATCAATGCCGAGCTCAAGGCCTATGCGTCCGAGCTTGCCGATCGACCGCAGATCGTGGTCGCGAACAAGTGCGACATGCCGGGGACCGGGGGTTCCATCGAGCGCCTCCGTGCGGTGGCCGAGAGGGACGCACGTCCCTTCTTCGCCGTGTCCGCCGCGACGGGCATGGGCCTCGCGGAACTTACGACACGTTGCGCCCTCGAGGTCGCGGCCCTACGCCGTTCCCTCGCCCTCGACACCCCGGAAGACGATATCGACATGAGCGCGCTGGCCGAGCGCAGGCGCCAGCAGCGCGACCGCGCAGTGAACATCCGCATGGAGTCCACGGGCATCTGGCGCGTGGGGGGCGGGGCCGTCGAGCGCATGGTCGTCCAGACGGATTGGGAGAACGACGAGGCCGTCATCTACCTGCAACATCGCTTCGACAAGATCGGCCTCGACGACAAGCTCGTCAAGGCTGGCTGCAAGGTGGGTGACGAGGTGAGGATCCTCGGGTATGCCTTCACCTTCGAAGGCGACGGCAGAGACGACGGACAGGTCGGCCCCGATGACCTGGATGAGTTGCCGTCTGACGCCTTCTACGTGGAGGGTGACTAGCCCCATGGGCGAGATTTTCGATGCGCCCGGCATCATCGTCGTCAAGGTCGGTTCCTCCACCCTGGTGGATGCCCAGGGCTCTCCCGACAGGGACTTCATCGCTGGCCTCTGCGCCCAGGTGGCGCAGCTGCGGGGCGAGGGGCACGGCGTCGCCGTCGTGTCGTCCGGTGCCGTCGCCGCTGGCATGGAACGTCTGGGCATGGATGTGCGGCCCCTCGACATGCCGGGGCTCCAGGCGTGCGCCTCGGCCGGGCAGGCGGCTCTCACGGAGGTCTACGCCGACATCCTGAGTGCCTACCACATCCCCTGCGGCCAGGTCCTGCTCACCCGCAGGGACCTCGTCGATCGCAAGGGATACCTCAACGCACGCAACACTCTCGGTCGGCTGCTGAGCCTGGGTGCCGTTCCGGTCGTGAACGAGAACGACACCGTGTCCGTCGCCGAGTTTGCCTTCGGGGATAACGACACCTTGGGTGCCATCGTGGCGACTCTCATCAACGCGGACCTCTACGTCATCCTCTCTGACGTCGACGGGCTCTACACGGCAAACCCCCAGAGCGACCCCGAGGCGCGCCTCGTGTCGCGCGTCGAGGCCATCACGCCCGAGGTTGCGGCCATGGCGACGGGGGCGGGTTCTGCCGTTGGGACCGGCGGCATGGCCGCGAAGGTCCGTGCTGCCCGCGCGGCACTCTCCGCCGGCATACCCACCGTCATCTGTCGGGGCCGAAGGGCAGGGTCCCTGCTTGAGGCCGCACACGGTGAGGGCGTGGGAACGCGCTTCGAGCCCTCGGACGGAAGCGCGCCCGAGAGTGCCCGCAAGCTCTGGATCGGGCTTGCCGAGGTTCCGCATGGCACGATATGGCTCGATGAGGGGGCCTGCACCGCGGTGGCCTCTCGAGGGGCCTCCGTTCTGCCCGTGGGCGTCACGCGCGTCGAGGGCGACTATGCGGCCGGTGACGTTGTGAACGTCATGGCCCCCGACGGCGTGCTGGTCGGTCGTGGGATCACGCGCTACTCAAGCGAGGAGATGGTACGGGTCCACGGCCTCAAGCTCGACGTGATAGCCCGCTTCATGCCTGAGAAGGACGGCGCCGTCGCCATCCACCGTGACGAGCTCCTCGTCTTCTAGGAGGTACCGATGGACATCGCCGATGACGAGCCCCTCCGCACGGAGGAACCCGTGACGCCACACGACGACCTGCCCCGACTGGGGCAGGACGCCTCGCGCACGTATCGTCTGGGCATCATGGGCGGCACCTTCGACCCCATCCATAACGGCCATCTCGTCACCGCCGAGCAGGCCTTCGATGATCTGGGTCTCGATGTCGTCGTGTTCATGCCTGCGGGACGTCCGGCCTTCAAGCGAGACGTCCTCGTCACGGCAGGGGAGGATCGCTACGCGATGACGCTCCTCGCGACTGCGGACAACCCGCACTTCGTCGCCAGCCGCTTCGAGGTCGATCGGCCGGGCATCACCTACACGGCAGACACGCTCGAGCTTCTCCGGGCGCTCTATCCCGGCAACGTCGAGCTGTACTTCATCACCGGAGCCGACGCCATAGCCGAGATCGTCTCCTGGCGCCATGCCGAGCGGTTGGGTCGGCTCGCCACGCTCGTCGGCGCCACGCGCCCGGGCTATGACCTCGCCCGCGCCAAGGCGGCCATCGATGCCTCGTCCTATGACTTCGACGTGGTCTACCTGGAAGTCCCCGCGCTCGCAATATCGTCGAGCTATCTCAGGGGGCGCGTGTCGCGTGGCCAGAGCCTTCGCTACCTCACGCCCGATGCGGTCACTGGCTACATCCACAAGCACAAGCTCTATGGCGTGAGGCCAAACCGATACAGCATGTGAGGGGAGCGGGCATGGACCGGATGGCCGACTATACGGAGGAACAGGCCGCGACGATCGGGCGCCTGGAGCATGATTTGGGGGAGCGCATGTCCGCCAGGCCACAGCGTCTCGCGCACTCTCTCTCGGTGGCACACACGGCCGAGGAGATGGCCCTCCTCTATGGCGTCGACGCGTTCCAGGCGCGCGTGGCTGGCATACTCCATGATTGGGACAAGGCCCTCACCACCGAGGAGCTCAAGGCGGATGCCCATGCCATGGGCATAGACCTCGGCGTCGATATGTCCCTGGTGATTCCCCTGCTCCATGGGCTCACGGCCGCCCGTCGCCTGAGGTCCTCCTATCCGGAGCTTCCAGAACCCGTGTTTGCCGCCATCGAGAGGCATACCATGGCTGCGGTGGAGATGGCGCCCCTGGACCAGGTGCTCTTTGTCGCCGACGGCATAGAGCCGCTGCGCGGCGATGCCAAGGGCATCCGGGAAGTCCGCGAGCTGGTGGGAGTCGCCTCCCTCGGAGAGCTGTTCTGGAGATCCTTCGTGGGAGGCATCGTCTACGTGCTCGAGACGAACCGCTACCTCTATCCCGGGACGCTCGAGATCTACAACGCCCTCGCCCTCAGGAGGGCACCGGGTCCGACCGACTTGAAAGGAAACCTCTGAACATGGCAGTGACCCCCTTGGAGCTCGCGAAGGCCGCGGCAGTCGCCGCAGACGACAAGAAAGCCACCGATCTCGTCCTGATTGATCTCTGCGAGGCGTCGGATGTCTGTGACTACTTTCTCATCTGCACTGCCGCAAACGCCCCTCAGATGGACGCCACCGTAGACGCCATCTGCGAGAAGGTGGGTGCCAACTGTGGGGAGAAGCCCCTCTCCATCGAGGGGAGAGCCCAGACGGGCTGGGTCCTCATGGACTATGGAGCCGTGGTCGTGCACGTCTTTAGGCCCGAGGCGCGCGAGTACTTCCGCCTGGAGAACCTCTGGGGCGATGCCCCGCGCGTCGACTTGTCCTAGTCGCGTCCATCGCAGGTGGTGGTCCGAGCTCAGGAGTCAGGCCCGCTCATGGGCACGGTGTCCGACTCGTCCTCGCCCAGTCGCAGGTCGCGCCCATAGCTCAGAGCCTCCTTCCCAAAGCGCTCGCGCACGGCGTCGGCTGTGACGGAGAGTTCCCTGAGCGCCGACGCGCCGCGCCGCCCAACTGGGGTGCGGCCGTCTCCCACACTCCCGACGTCCAGCGAGAGCGAGAGCTGCCGCGGACGGACCCCGCCGAAGTCGCTGACGGCAACGCCGACAAGGCGCACTCCCGTCGCCCCGTCCCACAGCGCGTCCAGCAGCCCGACCGCCACGGCCCCAAAGACATGCTCGTCATCGCTTGCCTCGCCCAGTTGCCGCTGCATGGTGTGGGCGTGCTCGTAGTCAAACTTGAGCTTGAGCGTCACCTGAGACCCCTTGAGACCCCTGCGACGCAGACGTGCGCCCACGAGTTCGCTGACATGGCGCACCGCCGCCTCCAGCTCGTCGCGTCCCGTCAGGTCGCGGGCGAAGGTACGCTCGCTCGAGACGGATTTCACGTCATCGGGGGCGTCTGCGGGCGTCACAGCGCTTGTCTCGAGCCCCGCCGCGCGCAGGACCATGGTTGGGCCAAGGCTTCCGAATGCGCGTCTCATCATGACGGGGTCCTGGGTGGCAAGCTGGCCAAGCGTGTGTATCCCCATGGACTCGAGCTTGGAGGCGGTCGCCTTGCCGATGCCGCTCATGGACCGCGTTGGCAGGGTGGAGAGGAACTCCGCCTCCGTGCCCGGCAACACGATCGTCATGCCGCGCGGCTTCTGGCGCTCCGAGGCGATCTTCGCGACGGTCTTACTGGTCGAGAGGCCGATGGAGCAGGTGATGCCCAGCCCGCTGACGCGTTCCTGTATGCGGCGGCATATGGCGATGGGGCTCTCGCGCGAGAAGCGCCCCGGACTCACGTCGAAGAACGCCTCGTCGATGGAGACCCTCTGGACGAGGGGCGTCTCGTCCGTGACGAGGGACATGACCTGTTGCGAGAGCTCATGGTAGCGCCTGAAGTGGCCACGCGTCCAGATGGCATCGGGGCAGAGCCTTTGGGCCTGGTAGGAGGGCATGGCCGAATGCACGCCGTAGCGCCGCGCCTCATAGGATGCGGTCGAGACCACTCCTCGCTTGTCCGCGGAGCCACCCACGATCACGGGCCTCCCTCGCCATGCAGGGTGGTCGAGCTGCTCGACGGACGCGAAGAACGCATCGAGATCCAGCAGGGCGATCGCCCTGCCCTCCCAGGGGATCCCGTCCCCCCTCGTGTCGTGCTCCCGTCCCATGTCAGGCGATGGGGATCGTGACGGAGAAGGTCGTGCCCTCCACCTGGTCGCTCTTTACGGAGATGCCGCCGCCATGTGCCTCGACGATGCCCTTGGCGATGGCGAGCCCCAGTCCGAAGCCCGACGCCTGGCTTGTGCGTGCGCGGGCCTTGTCGCTGCGGTAGAAGCGGTCGAAGAGGTGCGGCAGGTCCTCGGGGTCAATGGGCGTCCCCATGTTCGTGACGCTGAGGTGCGCCGCCCTCCCGTGCTGGGAGAGGGCCACGAGCACGATGGTGTTCGCGCCTGCGTACTTGCAGGCGTTATCCATCAGGATGCGCACGAGCCGTTCGAGCCACTCCCGGTCCCCCGTGACGTGGACGTTCTCCTCGATGGTCGAGCTGATGGCGCAGGAGCGCTCGAAGGCGATCGCGTCGAACTCGAGGGCCGACTCGTCCACGAGGTCGGAGAGGTCCACGTCATCGTGCTGCATGGCTCCCGCCGCACCCGAGATGGTCTCGTCGGTGCGCGCCAGCTGGAGGAGGTCGTTCACGAGACCCCTCATGTGGTCGGACTCCTCGCGCGTGCTCTCCACCCAGCGCATGCTCCGCGTGGGTATGTCCCTGTCCCTCAGGAGGATCTCCGTGTTCGCCATGATGACGGAGAGGGGCGTCTTGAGTTCGTGGGAGGCGTCGGCGACGAAGGCGCGCTGGCGGTCCCAGGCCTGAGAGACCGGCCTGAGCGCCCAGCCCGCCAAGAACCAGGAGATGGCGAGCATGGCCAGGAGGCCCAGCACGATGATCTCGGCGAAGCGCAGCACCATGTTGGAGAACGACTGGTCCGCAGCGGAGGTGTCGACGATCGCGACGCGCCACCCACCGGCGATGCGCCTGCTCATCCATGACACGTGCAGCTTGGGCATGCTGCCGCTGTCGCTCGAGCTGGTTGTGGCACTTGCGATGACCTCGCCGAGCGTGTCAGGGTTGATGACGACCGGCGCATCGCTCGTCTCGAACACGACGCCGTCGCCGTTGACCTCCACGACGGCGGCGAGCATGTTCGCATGCCTCTCCCCATCCTCCTGCATCTGCGTCCCGATCGTAGGCACCGAGTTGATGTCGCCCTCGATGCTGCGGCGCAGCGACTCCCGTATCAACTGCTGCTGCGTCGCGTAGGTCAGACAGAGCGACATGCCAAGGGTGCTCACGAGGACGCAGCCCACGAGAGTCATGATGATGAGGATGAACTTGCGTTTGAGCCTCCCCAGCATCGTAGGGCGCCCGCGCTACTTGTCATCGTTGGCGAACTGTTCCAAGCGGTAGCCAAGCATCCGTAGCGTGGTGATCTGGACCGTGGAGTGGACGTGGCTGATCTTCTTGCGCAGGAACGAGATGTAGGCCTCGACGGAGTTTTCCGACGCCTCTCCGTCGGTACCCCATACGCGCGTGAGCAGGTCCTGCTTCGAGATGACACGGGCCGTAGAGCTCATGAGCATCCTGAGGACCTCGAACTCCTTGCCTGAGAGATGCACCGTATGCCCATCGCAGGAGAGGTCGTGCGTGGCCAGGTCGAGCGTCAGGTCAGCGAAGCTCACCTCGTCGATGACGACGTCTCCCTGGCGCCTGGTGAGCGCCCTCAGGCGAGCGAGAAGCTCGGGGGACTCGAAGGGCTTGGTCATGTAGTCGTCCGCGCCGGCATCC belongs to Olsenella uli DSM 7084 and includes:
- a CDS encoding ABC transporter ATP-binding protein, which codes for MSEGTTSRIIRPGFSGPVARLEGVSFRYDPSEGDALHDIDLIVGRGDFLGVIGPSGAGKTTLAAVLSSAIPHHYSGTFSGRAVLCGQDSREVALTDVCRHVGSVLQDIDAQMVASNVEDEMLYGLENFGVPHDEIPSRIEAALEATGIAPLRTRDIDTLSGGQQQKVAIAAILALRPEVMVLDEPTAALDPASSRAVFDTLRRLNEEEGITVVVIEQKVALLSEYCRRVAVMSEGSIAHIGTPREVFAQSRSLRALGVDSPRVTRVSNKLLERGLVRDGHVCLTVEEARDLISSVVGCGKVVATTAGASRRGTGAEGACDATTTADAPILSFEDVSFSYGPGAASVDHISFEVHPGELLGIVGQNGAGKTTLTKLMSGLLKPSSGTVRVAGLDTSTARTSQVARYVSTLFQNPDHQICKNTVVEEVAFSLQLLGVGSEAALERARDTVEHFGLPSNADPFSLSRGQRQIVALASVVVTNPRLLILDEPTCGLDYRECMVVMDAVNAARERGCAVVMVCHDMEVVSDFATRLMVMAQGRQLADGDPRAIFADDNLLGRASIDAPQVSQLSSALGRDVSPAFAGITEVRDLVSAVEEMAGQGDRGARPLP
- the rsfS gene encoding ribosome silencing factor; the protein is MAVTPLELAKAAAVAADDKKATDLVLIDLCEASDVCDYFLICTAANAPQMDATVDAICEKVGANCGEKPLSIEGRAQTGWVLMDYGAVVVHVFRPEAREYFRLENLWGDAPRVDLS
- the yqeK gene encoding bis(5'-nucleosyl)-tetraphosphatase (symmetrical) YqeK, which translates into the protein MDRMADYTEEQAATIGRLEHDLGERMSARPQRLAHSLSVAHTAEEMALLYGVDAFQARVAGILHDWDKALTTEELKADAHAMGIDLGVDMSLVIPLLHGLTAARRLRSSYPELPEPVFAAIERHTMAAVEMAPLDQVLFVADGIEPLRGDAKGIREVRELVGVASLGELFWRSFVGGIVYVLETNRYLYPGTLEIYNALALRRAPGPTDLKGNL
- the nadD gene encoding nicotinate-nucleotide adenylyltransferase translates to MDIADDEPLRTEEPVTPHDDLPRLGQDASRTYRLGIMGGTFDPIHNGHLVTAEQAFDDLGLDVVVFMPAGRPAFKRDVLVTAGEDRYAMTLLATADNPHFVASRFEVDRPGITYTADTLELLRALYPGNVELYFITGADAIAEIVSWRHAERLGRLATLVGATRPGYDLARAKAAIDASSYDFDVVYLEVPALAISSSYLRGRVSRGQSLRYLTPDAVTGYIHKHKLYGVRPNRYSM
- a CDS encoding response regulator transcription factor — its product is MNILVVEDERNLADAIVRILSDADYNAEAVYDGKSGLTACESGLYDAVIMDGMLPGMDGIEVVRRLRRENNSIPVLMLTARTSTSDKVEGLDAGADDYMTKPFESPELLARLRALTRRQGDVVIDEVSFADLTLDLATHDLSCDGHTVHLSGKEFEVLRMLMSSTARVISKQDLLTRVWGTDGEASENSVEAYISFLRKKISHVHSTVQITTLRMLGYRLEQFANDDK
- a CDS encoding sensor histidine kinase, with product MLGRLKRKFILIIMTLVGCVLVSTLGMSLCLTYATQQQLIRESLRRSIEGDINSVPTIGTQMQEDGERHANMLAAVVEVNGDGVVFETSDAPVVINPDTLGEVIASATTSSSDSGSMPKLHVSWMSRRIAGGWRVAIVDTSAADQSFSNMVLRFAEIIVLGLLAMLAISWFLAGWALRPVSQAWDRQRAFVADASHELKTPLSVIMANTEILLRDRDIPTRSMRWVESTREESDHMRGLVNDLLQLARTDETISGAAGAMQHDDVDLSDLVDESALEFDAIAFERSCAISSTIEENVHVTGDREWLERLVRILMDNACKYAGANTIVLVALSQHGRAAHLSVTNMGTPIDPEDLPHLFDRFYRSDKARARTSQASGFGLGLAIAKGIVEAHGGGISVKSDQVEGTTFSVTIPIA
- the proB gene encoding glutamate 5-kinase; the encoded protein is MGEIFDAPGIIVVKVGSSTLVDAQGSPDRDFIAGLCAQVAQLRGEGHGVAVVSSGAVAAGMERLGMDVRPLDMPGLQACASAGQAALTEVYADILSAYHIPCGQVLLTRRDLVDRKGYLNARNTLGRLLSLGAVPVVNENDTVSVAEFAFGDNDTLGAIVATLINADLYVILSDVDGLYTANPQSDPEARLVSRVEAITPEVAAMATGAGSAVGTGGMAAKVRAARAALSAGIPTVICRGRRAGSLLEAAHGEGVGTRFEPSDGSAPESARKLWIGLAEVPHGTIWLDEGACTAVASRGASVLPVGVTRVEGDYAAGDVVNVMAPDGVLVGRGITRYSSEEMVRVHGLKLDVIARFMPEKDGAVAIHRDELLVF
- the obgE gene encoding GTPase ObgE, which translates into the protein MPTNTFTDLCRINVKGGDGGAGCMSFRREAFVPKGGPDGGDGGNGGSVILEADPQLSSLIDYRFKHHFRAERATHGRGARRHGSDGKDLVLRVPLGTVVRELDPETMEPAFDIADLTHAGQRVVVAPGGMGGRGNIHFVTSVRRAPAFAEKGEPAREHWIELEMKLMADAALVGMPSVGKSSLIARLSAARPKIADYPFTTLAPNLGMVRSRTGASFVVADVPGLIEGASEGRGLGHEFLRHIERTALILHVVDMTGGYEQRDAIEDYEAINAELKAYASELADRPQIVVANKCDMPGTGGSIERLRAVAERDARPFFAVSAATGMGLAELTTRCALEVAALRRSLALDTPEDDIDMSALAERRRQQRDRAVNIRMESTGIWRVGGGAVERMVVQTDWENDEAVIYLQHRFDKIGLDDKLVKAGCKVGDEVRILGYAFTFEGDGRDDGQVGPDDLDELPSDAFYVEGD
- the dinB gene encoding DNA polymerase IV, whose product is MGREHDTRGDGIPWEGRAIALLDLDAFFASVEQLDHPAWRGRPVIVGGSADKRGVVSTASYEARRYGVHSAMPSYQAQRLCPDAIWTRGHFRRYHELSQQVMSLVTDETPLVQRVSIDEAFFDVSPGRFSRESPIAICRRIQERVSGLGITCSIGLSTSKTVAKIASERQKPRGMTIVLPGTEAEFLSTLPTRSMSGIGKATASKLESMGIHTLGQLATQDPVMMRRAFGSLGPTMVLRAAGLETSAVTPADAPDDVKSVSSERTFARDLTGRDELEAAVRHVSELVGARLRRRGLKGSQVTLKLKFDYEHAHTMQRQLGEASDDEHVFGAVAVGLLDALWDGATGVRLVGVAVSDFGGVRPRQLSLSLDVGSVGDGRTPVGRRGASALRELSVTADAVRERFGKEALSYGRDLRLGEDESDTVPMSGPDS